The following DNA comes from Croceicoccus sp. YJ47.
CGATCATGTCCCGTTGCATCGGGCGGTTCTCGCTCACCGCTTCCTCGACCGAAAGCAGGCGCACGCCGGTATAGCTTACGGCCATCCGTGCAAGTTCGGTCGCCTGCGTCATCCCGCGCTGAAACGCAGCACGGCGGGCCTGCGCCTGGGCGCTCTTCGGGTCGATGAGACCGAAATCCGGGCCGGAAAGATTGGTCGCACCCGCCTCGACCAGAGCGTCGAGCACCGCGCCGACACGCTCCATGTCGCGAAGCTCGATCCGCACGTTATTGGTCGCGTCATAGCCCAGGAACTGCGGCACGTCGTCGTTCCGGTAATCATACCGGGGGTTGAGCGAGATGCCCGTCGTCTGAATCCGGTCGTCCGGAATGCCGAGCGCTGCGATCCGCTCGACCACGGCGGTCATCTTGCGCGCGTTTTCCTGCATCGCCTGGCTGGCGGTGGGTGCGCGGGTGGTGACGCCCGCGCCGACGGTCGCCATGTCGGGATCGGCAAGCACCGTCTCGCTCACGCCGAGTTCGACGACGGGGCCGCTGGCCTGCATCTGAACCTCGGCCGCATGGGCGGAGATCGTGCCGCCGGACAGGGCGGC
Coding sequences within:
- a CDS encoding SIMPL domain-containing protein encodes the protein MRKPVFLFAAPAMAVAALSGGTISAHAAEVQMQASGPVVELGVSETVLADPDMATVGAGVTTRAPTASQAMQENARKMTAVVERIAALGIPDDRIQTTGISLNPRYDYRNDDVPQFLGYDATNNVRIELRDMERVGAVLDALVEAGATNLSGPDFGLIDPKSAQAQARRAAFQRGMTQATELARMAVSYTGVRLLSVEEAVSENRPMQRDMIVVTASRREGASSPVKPGQVGTVVMLTLKYEMTR